One window from the genome of Cyclobacterium amurskyense encodes:
- a CDS encoding sialidase family protein: MIIFLIGTSFLVLDFSGDFSPEKISKSPANEAVWLNDEGIPRLFYVNRPGNADKIMSMDWTGEGLSEAKEEFALPGQAYYALQMVHSSNNDLISVFHIFGKGENGYRGRHLDLWVNRRVNGEWGEPFKIYNGYVGAIRGLIKLKSGRLLLAFSRAVPEREKAPQNGEVDYGWNNIVSMYSDDDGKSWDISKKPIEIEIDNTKTTRYGGIEPELVEMRNGEIWMLIRTTHGVLYQSFSNDGGETWEKARPTSFISSDSPSSALRLKDGRLIVFFNSCQRYDKPNSYAMGGREVLHAAISGDDGLTWEGNREVALEHAEVPEKGDRGTAYSSAIEIEEGRVLLVSGQGESKAIYILEPDWLEEKSQVKYLSLDAAQKDLPLAIGKEMDKSHGDTLVFSSLSHEDVVINFPASKEGSIQIGPLSVNELYDLGFALTDHFSAPADSEAFSASMFNFDLSEYLDKKKVSEEVLLKMKWNLAASDAQLQVFSGEDLLATFNSDRATFMGLNYLRIKSGSSFPRKKEVIPVVFRGK; the protein is encoded by the coding sequence ATGATTATTTTTTTAATAGGAACAAGTTTCTTGGTCCTCGATTTTAGTGGGGATTTTTCCCCTGAGAAAATCAGTAAATCACCTGCCAATGAGGCTGTATGGCTCAATGATGAAGGGATTCCTCGGCTATTTTATGTCAATCGTCCGGGAAATGCAGACAAGATAATGTCCATGGATTGGACAGGGGAAGGGTTGAGTGAAGCAAAGGAAGAGTTTGCTTTGCCAGGACAAGCATATTATGCCTTACAAATGGTTCATAGTAGCAATAATGACTTGATCTCCGTTTTTCATATTTTTGGTAAAGGGGAAAATGGATACCGAGGTAGGCACTTGGATCTTTGGGTCAATAGAAGAGTAAATGGGGAATGGGGAGAACCGTTTAAGATATACAATGGGTATGTGGGGGCAATCCGAGGCTTGATAAAGCTAAAGAGCGGAAGGTTGCTGTTGGCTTTTTCCAGGGCAGTTCCTGAAAGGGAAAAAGCCCCCCAAAATGGAGAGGTGGATTATGGGTGGAACAATATTGTATCCATGTATTCTGATGATGATGGTAAATCCTGGGATATCTCAAAAAAACCAATAGAAATTGAAATAGACAATACCAAAACTACTCGATATGGAGGCATTGAGCCGGAACTAGTGGAAATGCGAAATGGTGAAATTTGGATGTTGATTAGAACTACACATGGGGTATTGTACCAATCTTTTTCAAACGATGGAGGAGAAACCTGGGAGAAAGCCAGGCCAACATCCTTTATCTCCTCAGATTCTCCTTCTTCAGCACTGCGGCTAAAGGATGGTAGATTGATTGTGTTCTTTAACAGTTGCCAGCGTTATGATAAACCCAATTCTTATGCAATGGGAGGAAGAGAAGTGCTTCATGCTGCTATCAGTGGGGATGATGGCTTGACATGGGAAGGCAATAGGGAAGTAGCCTTAGAGCATGCGGAAGTTCCCGAAAAGGGTGATAGAGGTACAGCCTATTCATCTGCCATAGAGATTGAAGAGGGAAGGGTTTTATTGGTTTCAGGTCAGGGAGAATCCAAGGCAATTTATATCCTGGAGCCCGATTGGCTGGAAGAGAAAAGTCAGGTAAAATACCTTTCTTTAGATGCTGCTCAGAAAGACTTACCATTAGCCATAGGAAAAGAAATGGATAAATCACATGGAGATACATTGGTGTTTTCATCTTTATCCCATGAGGATGTGGTTATAAACTTCCCAGCAAGCAAAGAGGGCAGTATTCAAATTGGGCCTTTGTCTGTTAATGAATTGTATGATTTAGGTTTTGCTTTGACAGATCATTTTTCGGCACCCGCAGATTCGGAGGCCTTTTCTGCGTCAATGTTTAATTTTGACTTGTCGGAGTATTTGGATAAAAAGAAGGTTTCGGAAGAGGTATTACTAAAAATGAAATGGAACCTTGCTGCCTCTGATGCTCAGCTCCAGGTTTTTAGCGGGGAGGATTTATTAGCTACTTTTAATTCGGATAGGGCCACTTTTATGGGGTTGAATTACTTAAGAATCAAGTCGGGGAGTAGCTTCCCTAGAAAAAAAGAGGTGATTCCAGTGGTTTTTAGAGGGAAATAA
- a CDS encoding acyl-CoA thioesterase, with product MFTKEHQIRVRYAETDQMGYVYYGNYATYYEVGRVEALRSVGYSYREMEESGVMMPVLENHSRYLLPGRYDENLTIKTSIREMPGVRIRFHYEIFNESKVLIHEGETLLTFLKTTSHRPCRPPARFMELLQPYFKTEV from the coding sequence ATGTTTACAAAAGAACACCAGATCAGAGTAAGGTATGCTGAAACAGACCAAATGGGTTATGTTTATTATGGCAACTATGCGACCTATTACGAAGTAGGGAGGGTCGAAGCCCTTAGGAGCGTTGGCTATTCCTACCGGGAAATGGAAGAAAGTGGTGTAATGATGCCTGTATTAGAAAACCATAGCCGTTACCTATTACCGGGGAGGTACGATGAAAATTTGACCATAAAAACCAGTATTAGGGAAATGCCAGGCGTTCGTATCCGCTTCCATTATGAAATATTTAATGAAAGCAAGGTATTGATCCATGAGGGAGAGACTTTACTCACTTTCCTAAAAACAACTTCTCACAGACCATGCCGGCCACCTGCAAGGTTTATGGAACTATTACAACCCTATTTCAAGACAGAAGTGTGA
- a CDS encoding RNA-binding domain-containing protein, protein MALPINILDLINGRAVESERIEYKKGWNPGPIYRSICAFANDFDDIGGGYIIVGIEEENGRPLLPPAGLSGEELDGIQREMIQMNNLINPAYHPKISVEEIQGKHILVIWAFAGDNRPYEVPAEIKAKDKKYYYYIRYGSSSVRVNKNQREELISQSGKTPYDDRPNTQVSFDEVSLTLVRDYLKKVESKLLASMETLSKEQLLSQMQLLYGPPERLHPRNVALMMFTENPEKYFPYSRVEIVHFPKGEADPEFFEAPYISGPVDYMINRTMDYLKINVLKQMTRKIKGQSESLRVWNYPYEAFEEVIANSLYHREYQTREPVEIRIYPEKVMVINYGGPDRSIKLTEFQKSSVFPRRYRNRRLGDFLKELDLTEGKATGIPTIRKVMKVNGSPMPDFITDEERSFFQVNVPIHPWFLEEIEKREIPPQIPPHIPPLIPPQSGDEPDTIPVTIGLPEKQKGIVQLIAKDPKVSVKTISEKLEINYYTAKEHVNTLKEKGVLERVGGTRGYWRLILSRPK, encoded by the coding sequence TTGGCATTACCTATTAATATATTGGATCTGATCAATGGGCGGGCAGTGGAATCCGAACGCATAGAATACAAGAAGGGCTGGAACCCTGGCCCCATCTACCGATCCATCTGCGCTTTTGCCAATGATTTCGATGATATTGGTGGTGGCTATATTATTGTGGGAATTGAAGAGGAAAATGGCAGACCACTATTACCTCCTGCAGGATTAAGTGGTGAAGAACTCGATGGCATTCAAAGAGAAATGATCCAGATGAATAATCTGATTAATCCTGCCTATCATCCCAAAATCAGCGTTGAAGAAATTCAGGGCAAGCATATACTTGTCATATGGGCCTTTGCGGGAGACAACAGGCCATACGAAGTTCCGGCTGAAATTAAGGCGAAGGATAAAAAGTATTATTACTACATACGTTATGGGTCCAGCTCGGTCAGGGTAAATAAAAACCAAAGGGAAGAGCTAATCTCCCAGAGTGGAAAAACACCTTATGATGACAGACCAAACACACAGGTTAGCTTCGATGAAGTTTCGCTGACCCTGGTGCGGGATTATCTGAAAAAAGTAGAAAGTAAACTTTTGGCCTCCATGGAAACCCTTTCAAAGGAACAACTGCTTTCCCAGATGCAATTGCTTTATGGTCCACCGGAAAGACTACATCCCAGGAATGTAGCCTTGATGATGTTTACCGAAAATCCTGAAAAGTATTTCCCTTACTCCCGGGTTGAGATTGTGCATTTCCCCAAGGGTGAAGCGGATCCGGAGTTTTTTGAGGCACCTTATATTTCTGGTCCGGTGGATTACATGATCAATCGCACCATGGATTACCTTAAGATCAATGTACTGAAACAGATGACCCGAAAAATTAAGGGGCAGTCCGAATCTTTGCGTGTTTGGAATTACCCTTATGAGGCATTTGAAGAGGTAATAGCCAATTCGCTTTATCATAGAGAATACCAAACCCGGGAACCAGTAGAAATCCGGATTTATCCGGAAAAGGTAATGGTGATCAACTATGGAGGACCGGATAGGAGTATTAAGTTAACTGAATTTCAAAAAAGCAGCGTTTTTCCCCGCAGGTACCGAAACAGGCGCTTAGGGGATTTTCTTAAGGAACTGGATTTAACAGAAGGCAAAGCAACAGGAATTCCTACCATCCGTAAGGTAATGAAAGTCAATGGCTCTCCCATGCCGGACTTTATCACAGATGAGGAACGGAGTTTCTTTCAGGTAAATGTTCCCATTCATCCTTGGTTTTTGGAAGAGATTGAGAAGAGGGAGATACCCCCCCAAATACCCCCCCATATACCCCCCCTAATCCCCCCCCAATCCGGAGATGAACCCGACACAATACCCGTCACAATCGGTTTGCCAGAGAAGCAAAAAGGGATCGTACAATTGATAGCAAAAGATCCAAAGGTTTCAGTAAAGACAATTTCTGAAAAGTTAGAGATAAACTACTACACCGCTAAAGAACATGTAAATACCCTTAAGGAGAAAGGTGTTTTAGAGAGGGTAGGAGGGACCAGGGGATATTGGAGGCTGATTCTTTCAAGGCCTAAGTGA
- a CDS encoding DUF2513 domain-containing protein: MKRDLELIKKILLRMEEDTDPFKPKNTVFVENVEKHEFYYHLKLLWQGELIEAKVLNNNSGEYYYPTALTWEGHEFLGALKNDTAWAKLKKNVISKGTDVPFSVLKELLFSWIKVELM, encoded by the coding sequence ATGAAAAGAGATTTGGAATTAATAAAAAAAATCCTGCTCCGGATGGAGGAGGATACCGATCCATTCAAACCCAAAAACACTGTTTTCGTGGAAAATGTTGAAAAACATGAATTCTACTATCACTTAAAATTATTGTGGCAAGGAGAGTTGATAGAGGCAAAAGTGCTTAACAATAATTCAGGAGAATACTATTATCCAACGGCTTTAACCTGGGAGGGCCATGAATTTTTAGGTGCATTAAAAAATGATACCGCATGGGCAAAGTTGAAGAAGAACGTGATATCCAAAGGCACGGATGTCCCATTTTCCGTGTTGAAGGAGTTATTGTTTTCGTGGATAAAAGTAGAGTTAATGTGA
- a CDS encoding putative DNA modification/repair radical SAM protein encodes MGFTRTQEKLKILADAAKYDVSCASSGSKRSNTNKGLGDATGMGICHSYTEDGRCVSLLKILLTNHCIFDCAYCVTRKSNDIKRAAFQVQEVVDLTINFYRRNYIEGLFLSSGIFKSADYTMERLVAVAKKLRTEENFNGYIHLKSIPGASDELMKEAGLYADRLSVNIEIPTKEGLKLLAPEKNREDFIKPMIKVKNEIIQYKSEKKLIKSTPLFAPGGQSTQMIIGASGESDQQIMWTSNYFYKKFDLKRVYYSGYIPISYDSRLPHIGTEVPMLRENRLYQTDWLLRFYGFEVHEILNESHKNLDLEVDPKLGWALRNLEYFPVDVNTADREMLARIPGVGMKSVHKIIQARRFRRLNWEHLQRIGIAMNRAKYFLVCASQDFERRDLTGPQLKSLILQNTTSKYQKTLSPQMNLFV; translated from the coding sequence ATGGGGTTTACACGTACTCAAGAAAAATTAAAAATACTTGCAGATGCAGCCAAATATGATGTGTCCTGTGCATCCAGTGGTAGCAAGCGGAGCAACACCAATAAGGGGCTCGGTGATGCAACAGGGATGGGGATTTGCCATTCCTACACCGAAGATGGTCGCTGTGTTTCTTTGCTAAAAATATTACTGACCAATCATTGCATTTTTGACTGTGCCTATTGTGTAACAAGAAAAAGCAATGACATCAAGAGAGCCGCTTTTCAGGTGCAGGAAGTGGTGGACCTGACCATTAATTTTTATCGTAGAAATTATATCGAAGGCTTGTTTCTGAGTTCAGGAATCTTCAAAAGTGCAGATTATACCATGGAGCGGTTGGTTGCTGTGGCAAAGAAGTTGAGAACAGAAGAAAATTTCAATGGCTACATTCATCTCAAGTCCATTCCCGGAGCTTCCGATGAATTAATGAAGGAGGCAGGTCTTTATGCCGATAGGTTGAGTGTAAATATTGAAATTCCCACCAAAGAAGGGTTAAAACTATTGGCCCCGGAAAAAAATCGTGAAGACTTTATCAAGCCAATGATAAAAGTTAAAAATGAGATCATCCAATACAAATCTGAAAAAAAGCTAATAAAAAGCACCCCACTATTTGCACCCGGAGGGCAAAGTACGCAAATGATTATAGGGGCTAGCGGAGAAAGTGATCAGCAAATCATGTGGACCTCCAATTATTTTTATAAAAAGTTTGATTTAAAGCGGGTTTACTATTCCGGATATATACCCATCAGTTACGATTCGCGTTTGCCACATATTGGCACAGAAGTACCTATGTTACGAGAAAATAGGCTGTACCAGACAGATTGGTTATTGCGCTTCTATGGTTTTGAAGTGCATGAAATTTTGAATGAGTCCCACAAAAACCTCGACTTGGAGGTAGATCCCAAATTGGGTTGGGCCTTAAGGAATTTGGAATACTTTCCAGTGGATGTGAATACAGCTGATCGGGAAATGTTGGCACGTATACCGGGAGTGGGCATGAAATCAGTGCATAAAATCATTCAGGCAAGACGTTTTAGAAGACTTAATTGGGAGCATTTACAGCGCATAGGTATAGCCATGAACAGAGCCAAATATTTCCTTGTCTGTGCCTCACAGGATTTTGAACGCAGGGATTTAACAGGTCCTCAACTGAAATCACTTATTCTTCAAAACACAACAAGTAAGTATCAAAAAACACTAAGTCCACAAATGAATTTGTTTGTATAA
- a CDS encoding TIGR03915 family putative DNA repair protein: protein MLNLQDSILVYDGSFDGFLTCVFQVYDLKLKQVIIQKDSESQASLFGKQNVVAADPVKADRVWKGLGKKTSNAGRLRIYYGFLSEKQWVENLLLRYIQYIFESSLPVDSDFSNPDVLELSKVAKSVGREKHRMEAFVRFRLTKDGLYFATIEPDFDVLPLISKHFKSRYADQKWVIYDLKRNYGLYYDLDRVEIINLTLPEGFDASKTSPDYFAVEEIEFQTLWKDYFESTNIPSRKNIKLHVRHVPKRYWKYLSEK, encoded by the coding sequence ATGCTGAATCTTCAAGATTCCATACTCGTTTACGATGGTAGTTTTGATGGTTTTTTGACCTGTGTATTTCAGGTCTATGATTTGAAATTAAAACAAGTCATTATCCAAAAAGATAGTGAATCCCAAGCCTCTTTATTCGGGAAGCAAAATGTAGTGGCAGCAGATCCGGTTAAAGCAGATCGGGTGTGGAAAGGCTTAGGGAAAAAAACATCAAATGCGGGAAGACTGCGTATTTATTATGGCTTTTTGAGTGAAAAACAGTGGGTTGAAAACCTATTGTTACGTTATATTCAATATATCTTTGAAAGTAGTCTACCGGTTGATTCAGATTTTTCTAATCCTGATGTTTTGGAATTGAGTAAGGTTGCTAAAAGCGTAGGCAGGGAAAAACACCGCATGGAGGCTTTTGTTAGATTTCGATTGACAAAAGACGGGCTGTACTTTGCTACCATTGAACCTGATTTTGATGTACTCCCGCTTATTTCCAAACATTTCAAAAGTAGATATGCCGATCAAAAGTGGGTGATTTATGACCTTAAGCGAAATTATGGCCTCTATTATGATTTGGATAGGGTGGAAATTATCAACTTGACCTTACCCGAGGGATTTGATGCCAGCAAAACATCTCCTGATTATTTTGCTGTTGAAGAAATAGAATTTCAAACCTTATGGAAGGACTATTTTGAAAGTACCAACATCCCTTCAAGGAAAAACATAAAGCTACATGTGCGTCATGTGCCCAAACGATACTGGAAATACCTAAGTGAAAAATAG
- a CDS encoding DUF3052 family protein — protein MNTSGYSGTPLAKKLGIKDGFKIKIVNGPDYYFNLFTDFPSNTHAILDLNTKKDFIHVFAKEEAELNNIINQLSQEIEQNGIIWISWPKKSSKVETDLNGNKVRKIGLETGLVDIKVCAIDEIWSGLKFVIPVKNRNKE, from the coding sequence ATGAATACATCAGGCTACTCCGGCACTCCCCTTGCAAAAAAGCTAGGCATTAAAGATGGCTTCAAAATAAAAATTGTGAACGGCCCAGATTATTATTTTAACCTGTTTACAGATTTCCCTTCAAACACGCATGCCATATTGGATTTAAACACTAAAAAGGATTTTATACATGTTTTTGCCAAAGAAGAGGCTGAACTCAATAATATCATCAATCAATTGAGTCAGGAAATCGAACAAAATGGAATTATATGGATCTCATGGCCTAAAAAATCGTCAAAAGTAGAAACAGATCTTAATGGAAATAAAGTAAGGAAAATAGGATTGGAGACCGGCCTTGTGGACATAAAAGTTTGCGCAATAGATGAGATTTGGTCCGGACTAAAATTTGTAATACCGGTTAAGAACAGAAATAAAGAATAA
- a CDS encoding YihY/virulence factor BrkB family protein translates to MKDRINILLEKLSNKALLLKPIHFGNPDQNLYDVGKIFLHHLQKDDVFERASAMAFSFTVALFPMLIFLLNMIPFIQFFLHDVTTANILVFVSEVLPESIYNEAAPTIMDIISKPRQGMLSLGFFFALYLSTNGVISMMNAFNAVYRTREYRGFFQTRLISVSIVMVLILSVCGAVLVMILGSELLYKISEFEFVSNNIYYYLLAFFRFFVLLILFIITNAYIFRFAPAVSKKWKFFSTGSVVSGLLITLGFFLFSYYLTNFASYNKLYGSIGTMLALMLWLWITSILVLVGFEINVSLQKAANKKSHKKTSPSLSKN, encoded by the coding sequence GTGAAAGATAGGATTAACATTCTTTTAGAGAAGCTAAGCAACAAGGCACTACTCCTTAAGCCTATTCATTTTGGCAATCCTGATCAAAATCTTTATGATGTAGGAAAAATTTTCCTACATCATCTTCAAAAGGATGATGTGTTTGAAAGAGCAAGCGCCATGGCTTTTAGCTTTACTGTGGCACTCTTCCCCATGCTTATTTTCCTACTGAATATGATTCCATTTATTCAGTTCTTTTTGCATGATGTCACAACAGCCAACATACTTGTTTTTGTAAGTGAGGTATTGCCGGAAAGCATTTACAACGAGGCTGCCCCAACTATCATGGACATCATAAGCAAACCAAGACAAGGCATGCTTTCTCTGGGTTTCTTCTTTGCACTTTACTTGTCCACAAATGGGGTAATATCCATGATGAATGCCTTCAATGCAGTGTATCGAACCCGGGAATACAGGGGATTCTTTCAAACCCGGTTGATTTCGGTAAGCATTGTGATGGTTTTAATCCTCAGTGTTTGTGGAGCGGTGCTTGTCATGATTTTGGGTAGTGAATTGTTGTATAAAATTTCAGAGTTTGAATTTGTCTCTAATAATATCTATTATTATTTACTGGCTTTTTTCAGGTTTTTCGTTTTACTGATCTTATTTATCATAACCAATGCTTATATATTCAGGTTTGCTCCGGCGGTAAGTAAAAAGTGGAAGTTTTTCTCTACCGGCTCTGTGGTTTCAGGTTTACTAATCACCTTGGGTTTTTTCCTATTTTCTTATTACCTGACCAATTTTGCCAGCTACAATAAATTGTATGGTTCCATAGGTACCATGTTGGCCTTGATGTTATGGCTTTGGATCACATCTATATTGGTTTTGGTTGGATTTGAAATCAATGTTAGCCTACAAAAAGCGGCAAACAAAAAGTCGCATAAAAAAACAAGTCCTTCACTTTCAAAAAATTAG
- a CDS encoding JAB domain-containing protein codes for MLYNQGKSAMTDYHIIAAIANIQVDKAREILALANNKLSELAKWDMEKWLKIEGIEYARATAMVTSFELGRRRMFEQPDKKIKINCSQDVYNCMKPFLFSGLCGCFLV; via the coding sequence ATGCTTTATAACCAGGGAAAATCTGCCATGACAGACTATCATATCATCGCCGCTATAGCCAACATTCAAGTCGACAAAGCTCGGGAGATTCTTGCCCTAGCAAACAATAAACTATCTGAATTGGCCAAGTGGGACATGGAAAAATGGCTGAAAATAGAAGGAATTGAATATGCCAGGGCCACGGCTATGGTAACTTCATTTGAATTGGGTAGAAGAAGGATGTTTGAACAACCGGATAAAAAAATCAAAATCAACTGTTCTCAGGATGTTTACAATTGCATGAAACCATTCCTTTTTTCTGGTTTGTGCGGGTGCTTTTTAGTTTAA
- a CDS encoding sulfatase family protein encodes MSKTRFVITGLLFLVVTLSGFGQEKQPNIIFIISDSHRSEALGVAGNSFVQTPHLNQLAQEGVRFENAYVTTAICTGSRASFFTGQYMSRHGIEDFATDFSEEALLETYPLVLKKGGYKISLIGNWGIGKNPPVSHFDHWDSKIPWRTTSGLHQTDNIVQKAVNYLDKYQSEAPFFLSLGFSAAHEIDPTKDKPATYDVQERYLPLYENIEIPFPETVAPEYWDNFPDFFRTDKNIARSRWQGFFSSAELFQKNAKNYYRMVTGLDDAVGTIMQKLKELGIDENTIVIYTSDHGFSLGEHGLMGKWYPFEASIRVPLIIYDPRNLESNGKATEKIALNIDLGPTILKLADLEIPKCMQGIDLLEMISSNKKRLDRKEFFYEHEFLGSPQLLKSQAVIRKDIKYIYYPEHDYEVLYDLKNDPNETVNVVNSPGYARKVKNLRTSLRNLKQSVK; translated from the coding sequence ATGAGTAAAACAAGGTTTGTTATAACGGGCTTGTTATTTCTAGTAGTTACACTGTCTGGATTTGGGCAGGAGAAACAACCCAATATTATTTTTATTATTTCCGATAGTCATCGTTCAGAGGCCTTAGGAGTGGCTGGGAATTCTTTTGTGCAGACGCCTCATCTAAACCAATTGGCTCAAGAGGGAGTAAGGTTTGAAAATGCTTATGTCACGACCGCAATCTGTACCGGAAGCAGGGCCAGTTTCTTTACTGGACAATACATGTCCCGTCATGGAATAGAGGATTTTGCCACGGATTTTTCCGAAGAGGCTTTGTTGGAAACCTATCCATTGGTACTCAAAAAAGGAGGGTATAAGATCAGTCTTATTGGCAATTGGGGCATAGGGAAAAATCCTCCTGTGTCGCACTTTGATCATTGGGACAGTAAAATCCCATGGCGAACAACCTCAGGCCTGCACCAAACAGACAATATTGTACAGAAAGCGGTAAATTACCTCGATAAGTACCAATCGGAGGCGCCTTTTTTCTTGTCTCTCGGTTTTTCTGCCGCACATGAGATTGATCCTACTAAAGATAAACCTGCAACTTATGATGTTCAGGAACGGTACCTTCCTTTGTATGAAAATATCGAGATCCCTTTTCCGGAGACCGTGGCCCCTGAGTACTGGGATAATTTCCCTGATTTTTTCCGAACCGATAAAAATATCGCCAGGTCTAGATGGCAAGGTTTCTTTTCAAGTGCTGAGCTTTTTCAAAAAAATGCAAAGAATTATTACCGCATGGTAACCGGCCTGGACGATGCCGTAGGTACAATCATGCAAAAACTAAAAGAGCTAGGTATAGATGAAAATACGATTGTCATCTATACCAGTGACCACGGTTTCTCTTTAGGCGAACATGGGTTGATGGGGAAATGGTATCCCTTCGAAGCATCCATCAGGGTTCCATTAATTATATATGATCCAAGAAACCTTGAATCTAATGGAAAGGCAACGGAGAAAATCGCATTGAATATAGATCTGGGCCCCACCATATTAAAATTAGCTGATCTTGAAATACCAAAGTGCATGCAGGGAATCGACCTGTTGGAGATGATTTCGTCCAACAAAAAAAGATTAGATAGAAAGGAGTTTTTCTACGAGCATGAATTCTTGGGGAGCCCGCAACTCCTGAAATCTCAGGCTGTAATCCGAAAAGACATCAAGTACATTTATTATCCAGAACATGATTACGAGGTATTATATGATTTGAAGAATGATCCCAATGAAACCGTTAATGTTGTTAACTCTCCAGGTTATGCCAGGAAAGTCAAGAACTTACGAACGAGCCTTCGCAACTTAAAGCAGTCAGTAAAATAA